A window from Aerococcus sp. Group 1 encodes these proteins:
- a CDS encoding manganese-dependent inorganic pyrophosphatase, producing MSKILIFGHQNPDMDAITSAISLSYLLNTLGYETEPVALGEANDETKYALDHFNHEGLRVIEKAGDETDTVALVDHNEFQQSVADIRDLNVFAVVDHHRVGNFETSAPLYYITKPLGCTQSVIYDLYQEKGVEIPQQIAGLMLSGIISDTLLYSSPTCTEKDKEIAKKLAEIAGVDDESYGTEMLKAGANVDDKSAEEIADGDAKSFNMGGKEVRIGQVNVVDANDVIKRKDEVLKAMKDLLINNNYDAFLLVITNILTNDSEGLLVGDDSLTKNFEKAFGIDVIDHQFALKGIVSRKKQIVPPLTDSFEG from the coding sequence ATGAGTAAAATTTTAATTTTTGGCCACCAAAATCCTGATATGGATGCGATTACCAGTGCTATCTCCTTAAGCTATTTATTAAATACCCTAGGTTATGAGACCGAACCGGTTGCTTTAGGAGAGGCTAATGACGAAACTAAATATGCCCTAGACCATTTTAACCATGAAGGTCTTCGTGTGATTGAAAAAGCTGGTGATGAAACGGATACCGTGGCTTTAGTGGACCATAACGAGTTCCAACAATCTGTTGCAGATATTAGAGACCTTAATGTCTTTGCTGTCGTTGACCACCACCGGGTAGGAAACTTTGAAACTTCTGCACCACTTTATTACATTACTAAACCTTTAGGATGTACCCAAAGTGTGATTTATGACCTTTACCAAGAAAAGGGCGTGGAAATCCCTCAACAAATTGCCGGATTAATGCTATCAGGAATTATTTCTGATACCTTACTTTATTCTTCGCCAACCTGTACCGAAAAGGACAAGGAAATCGCTAAAAAGTTAGCTGAAATTGCTGGCGTAGACGATGAAAGTTACGGAACCGAAATGCTTAAAGCTGGTGCTAATGTTGATGACAAATCAGCTGAGGAAATTGCTGATGGCGATGCTAAATCCTTCAATATGGGTGGAAAAGAAGTCCGTATTGGTCAAGTCAATGTTGTTGATGCCAACGATGTGATTAAGCGTAAAGATGAAGTGCTTAAAGCCATGAAAGATTTACTCATTAACAACAACTATGACGCTTTCTTATTAGTGATTACAAATATCTTAACCAATGATTCTGAAGGTCTCTTAGTTGGGGATGATTCCTTAACTAAGAACTTTGAAAAAGCCTTTGGTATTGATGTCATTGACCATCAATTTGCTTTAAAGGGCATCGTTTCACGTAAAAAACAAATTGTGCCCCCATTAACAGATTCATTTGAAGGTTAA
- a CDS encoding ABC transporter substrate-binding protein: MMKKQVIKIMSLGALALGLMGCGQVKENDQKEIGIIQYAEHQALNDSCEGFLEGLAEAGLKDGEKIKVDYQNAQADQSNLNSIAQGMKGRKDLVFTIATPATQAALNADKETPTLFTAVTDPESANLVKSNDQPGTNASGTTDMTPVEKAVDLLLKINPEIKAVGMPYNSSEVNSEVQFAAFKAYAESKGLRVEAQTVTSTNEVQSAITTLAKKVDGICLPTDNTIAQTIPTIGKVIKEAKIPTIGAESAHIEGCLATYGVNFKHLGRQTAEMAVKILEEDADISKMPVEKSNEYELQVNEEMASALGIDTDQLKKGE; the protein is encoded by the coding sequence ATGATGAAAAAACAAGTTATTAAAATAATGAGCTTAGGAGCCTTAGCCCTTGGACTAATGGGATGTGGCCAAGTAAAAGAAAACGATCAAAAAGAGATTGGTATCATTCAATACGCAGAACACCAAGCACTGAATGATTCTTGTGAAGGTTTCCTAGAAGGATTAGCTGAAGCGGGCTTAAAAGATGGTGAAAAGATCAAAGTCGACTACCAAAATGCCCAAGCAGACCAATCCAATCTTAATAGTATTGCTCAAGGGATGAAAGGACGAAAAGACCTCGTCTTTACTATCGCTACCCCAGCTACCCAAGCAGCACTCAACGCTGATAAGGAGACTCCTACTTTATTTACTGCAGTCACTGATCCAGAATCAGCTAATTTAGTGAAATCAAATGATCAGCCTGGAACTAATGCTAGTGGAACGACAGATATGACGCCTGTTGAAAAGGCTGTCGACTTGCTCTTAAAGATTAATCCTGAAATAAAGGCGGTAGGAATGCCTTACAATTCTAGTGAAGTCAATTCTGAAGTTCAATTTGCTGCCTTTAAAGCATACGCTGAAAGTAAGGGATTAAGAGTTGAAGCTCAAACTGTAACCAGCACTAATGAAGTTCAATCTGCGATAACTACATTAGCAAAAAAAGTAGACGGTATTTGCTTACCCACTGATAATACCATCGCTCAAACAATTCCTACCATTGGAAAAGTGATAAAAGAAGCAAAAATTCCTACCATTGGTGCGGAAAGCGCTCATATAGAAGGTTGCTTGGCAACTTACGGGGTCAATTTTAAGCACTTAGGCCGTCAAACCGCTGAAATGGCAGTAAAAATCTTAGAAGAGGATGCTGACATCAGTAAAATGCCAGTTGAAAAATCAAATGAGTATGAATTACAAGTGAATGAAGAAATGGCAAGCGCACTTGGAATTGATACCGATCAGTTGAAGAAGGGAGAATAG
- a CDS encoding FAD-dependent oxidoreductase: MTKGLFEPGSYSVRAAGHNGSLPMEVTLTDDRIKSIEIDTSGESKGITSPVFERIPKAIIEGQTLNVDTVSGATVTSKGILAGVADAIEAAGGDPEEFRNRPKYQADQADSPDEKSADVVVLGSGGAGLSAAIGAIDKGAKVILLEKFPSLGGNTTRTGGQINSADPEWQKGFDAFPGEVNNLKGIYQMDEADIPEAYRSQFRELKGELEKYFADMENGENYLFDSENLFCIQTLLGGTRKDLDGNVTYGNYDLVSNLTHKGRQTIEWMKTKGVEFDEEHVTEPVGASWRRAREPIPTGGYGFIDPLQKYFTQQGGEIITDCQAKELLVEDGKIVGVKAQYSNGNDLTVHAKSGVVMATGGYSANFEMVKKYDNYWGNLPETIPTTNSPALTGDGIAMGLSVNAALVDMGFAQLMPSADPITGNIFSGIDCPPSDFVFVNLEGKRFVNEYGTRDQLCQAIFDQGGLIYNISDKNIAATRFNSTDEQLENDIKNDACFRADTLEELAEQINIDPEVLVDTIEKYNQYVEDGHDPEFNKGSFNYKVEVPPFYATPRSPATHHTMGGLKINVNAQVINEAGEAIDGLFAAGEVAGGIHAGNRLGGNALIDIFTYGRIAGENAASNR, translated from the coding sequence ATGACAAAAGGTCTTTTTGAACCAGGTAGTTATTCTGTTAGAGCAGCAGGACACAATGGGTCTTTACCTATGGAAGTCACTTTGACTGACGATCGCATTAAGAGTATTGAGATTGATACTAGTGGTGAAAGTAAGGGAATCACTTCACCAGTCTTTGAAAGAATTCCTAAAGCAATTATTGAAGGCCAAACCCTCAATGTCGATACCGTCAGTGGAGCGACAGTAACCAGTAAGGGGATTTTGGCAGGTGTTGCCGATGCTATTGAAGCAGCCGGTGGGGACCCTGAAGAATTCCGTAATCGTCCTAAATACCAAGCTGACCAAGCTGACAGTCCTGATGAAAAAAGTGCTGATGTGGTTGTATTAGGTTCAGGTGGAGCTGGTTTATCAGCAGCTATCGGTGCCATTGATAAGGGAGCTAAGGTCATTCTTCTTGAAAAATTCCCTTCACTCGGCGGAAATACCACACGGACAGGGGGACAAATTAACTCTGCTGACCCTGAATGGCAAAAAGGCTTTGATGCTTTCCCAGGGGAAGTTAATAACTTAAAGGGAATTTATCAAATGGACGAAGCGGACATTCCAGAAGCCTATCGCTCACAATTCCGTGAGTTAAAAGGCGAGCTAGAAAAATACTTCGCTGATATGGAAAACGGAGAAAATTACCTCTTTGATTCAGAAAACCTCTTCTGTATCCAAACCTTATTAGGAGGAACGCGGAAAGACTTAGATGGTAATGTTACCTATGGTAATTACGACTTAGTATCTAATTTAACCCACAAAGGTCGTCAAACCATTGAATGGATGAAAACCAAGGGTGTTGAATTTGATGAAGAGCATGTTACTGAACCTGTGGGAGCTTCCTGGCGTCGTGCCCGTGAACCAATTCCTACTGGTGGTTACGGCTTTATTGACCCCTTGCAAAAATACTTTACCCAACAAGGTGGAGAAATTATTACTGACTGCCAAGCTAAAGAATTACTGGTAGAAGACGGTAAAATTGTTGGTGTGAAAGCTCAATACAGCAACGGCAACGACTTAACCGTTCACGCTAAGAGTGGGGTAGTTATGGCTACTGGTGGCTACTCAGCTAACTTTGAAATGGTCAAAAAATATGATAATTACTGGGGTAATCTTCCTGAAACGATCCCAACAACCAATTCACCAGCCTTAACCGGGGATGGTATTGCAATGGGGCTATCAGTTAATGCAGCTCTAGTAGATATGGGCTTTGCTCAATTAATGCCTAGTGCCGACCCTATTACAGGTAATATCTTTAGTGGGATTGACTGTCCACCTTCTGATTTCGTCTTTGTTAACTTAGAAGGTAAACGTTTTGTTAATGAATATGGGACTCGTGACCAACTTTGCCAAGCAATCTTTGACCAAGGCGGCTTGATTTACAATATTTCTGACAAGAATATTGCGGCAACCCGTTTCAATTCTACTGATGAACAACTCGAAAATGATATTAAAAACGATGCTTGCTTTAGAGCAGATACCTTGGAAGAACTTGCTGAACAAATTAATATTGATCCTGAAGTTCTGGTTGATACCATTGAGAAATATAACCAATATGTTGAGGATGGACACGATCCTGAATTTAATAAGGGTTCATTCAACTATAAGGTAGAGGTCCCTCCATTCTACGCGACTCCAAGAAGTCCTGCAACCCATCATACCATGGGTGGTTTGAAAATCAATGTGAATGCCCAAGTAATCAATGAAGCTGGTGAAGCTATTGATGGCTTATTTGCAGCTGGTGAAGTTGCAGGTGGGATTCACGCAGGAAACCGTCTTGGTGGAAACGCCTTAATTGACATCTTTACTTACGGAAGAATTGCTGGCGAAAACGCTGCAAGCAATCGATAA
- a CDS encoding MurR/RpiR family transcriptional regulator, which yields MKLERIISKYHLTDTEVDILKHLIQSDAKLTIRELAEKAYVSPATIIHLAKKMNFSGYSELLFQFNQEREKEMHVSQQSIIDCYGEAFYQMMEKYQDKLFIFMGLGFSLHLANYMSDLLNTFGFRSISNTYEEFINKTFAGEAVIIFISHSGETEYLLRLAQLAHKNGVEYIVFTGNASGQLKNHAALAIDTKSYSIFRYKEYKAQVFFGLSLIYFEELIAYSLKRLDK from the coding sequence ATGAAATTAGAACGTATTATCAGTAAATATCATTTAACTGACACTGAAGTTGATATTTTAAAGCATTTAATCCAATCTGATGCTAAGCTAACGATCCGCGAGCTAGCAGAAAAAGCCTATGTTTCCCCGGCAACCATTATCCATTTAGCCAAAAAAATGAACTTCTCTGGTTATAGTGAATTATTATTTCAATTTAACCAAGAACGTGAAAAAGAAATGCACGTCAGCCAACAATCAATCATCGATTGCTATGGGGAAGCTTTTTATCAAATGATGGAAAAATACCAAGATAAGCTATTTATTTTTATGGGTCTAGGCTTTTCCTTACACTTAGCTAATTATATGTCTGACCTCTTAAATACTTTTGGCTTTCGCTCCATCAGTAATACTTATGAAGAATTCATCAATAAAACCTTTGCTGGTGAAGCGGTTATTATTTTCATTAGTCATTCAGGAGAAACGGAATATCTTCTGCGTTTAGCTCAACTTGCTCATAAAAATGGTGTTGAATATATTGTTTTTACCGGAAATGCCAGTGGCCAGCTCAAAAATCATGCCGCATTGGCTATAGATACCAAATCATATTCCATTTTCCGTTATAAGGAATACAAGGCCCAAGTCTTTTTTGGTCTAAGTCTCATTTATTTTGAAGAATTAATCGCCTATTCCCTAAAAAGATTAGATAAATAA
- a CDS encoding ABC transporter permease: protein MAIIISSISQGLMWAILAFGVYLSFRILDIADMSAEGSFPLGAAVCAKLIVLGWHPLLATLIAFLAGMLAGAVNGFMINKMHIPALLSGILTMTGLYSVNIRIMGQANTPLLGEANLMDSLYNLGFNSTVASLTISLIFVILVIFVLVLFMNTEYGLSLRTTGDNPLMAEANGIRTEQMKLVGLMISNGLIALSGAIICQNNGYADIAMGTGTIVIGLAAVIIGEVIYKNTSFGKRLVTIAIGAVIYRLIIDFIMQQQVIPVLPSDIKILSSLALAIILFAPYAKSQIDHKRKQK, encoded by the coding sequence ATGGCCATCATTATTTCTAGTATTTCACAAGGTTTAATGTGGGCTATCCTAGCCTTTGGGGTTTATTTAAGCTTTCGCATTTTAGATATCGCTGATATGTCTGCCGAAGGAAGCTTTCCTCTCGGTGCAGCTGTATGTGCCAAGCTGATTGTTTTAGGTTGGCATCCTTTATTAGCTACATTGATCGCTTTTCTTGCCGGTATGCTGGCAGGAGCAGTTAACGGTTTTATGATTAATAAGATGCATATTCCAGCCTTATTATCAGGGATTCTAACTATGACCGGACTTTACTCAGTAAATATCCGCATCATGGGTCAAGCCAATACTCCCTTATTAGGTGAAGCCAACCTAATGGATAGCCTCTATAATCTGGGTTTCAATTCAACAGTGGCTTCCTTGACTATCAGCTTGATTTTCGTCATTTTAGTGATCTTTGTTTTGGTCCTATTTATGAATACGGAGTATGGTTTGAGTTTGAGAACGACCGGGGATAACCCCCTCATGGCGGAAGCCAATGGTATTCGAACTGAACAAATGAAATTAGTTGGCTTGATGATTTCAAACGGTTTGATCGCTTTATCTGGTGCGATTATCTGTCAAAATAACGGTTATGCGGATATTGCTATGGGTACAGGGACAATTGTTATTGGTTTAGCCGCTGTTATTATTGGGGAAGTCATTTACAAGAATACTAGCTTCGGTAAACGCCTAGTAACGATTGCTATTGGGGCAGTGATTTATCGCCTAATTATTGACTTTATCATGCAACAGCAAGTCATTCCTGTCTTACCAAGTGATATAAAAATCTTATCATCGTTAGCCCTAGCTATTATCCTCTTTGCTCCTTATGCCAAGAGTCAAATCGACCACAAGAGAAAGCAAAAATAG
- a CDS encoding ABC transporter ATP-binding protein, producing the protein MSELLKLKQVNKVFNMNSANENHVLKNFNLRIHEGDFICVIGSNGAGKSTLLNLIAGTIPVTSGKIYLKGKNITQKPAPERAKHISRVFQDPQMGTARNLTIEENLAIAYKRGNRRSFNRAVTDDMRKIFHKKLGRLNLGLDQRLTTPASNLSGGQRQVLTLLMAILEKPELLLLDEHIAALDPRTSAMVMELTDQLITENSLTSLMITHDMNDALSYGNRLIMLHAGRIVVDVSGEDKRKLNVEDLMELFKQSVGSQLVSDELLLQT; encoded by the coding sequence ATGTCAGAATTATTGAAATTAAAGCAGGTAAACAAAGTTTTTAATATGAATAGTGCTAATGAAAATCATGTGCTCAAGAATTTTAATTTAAGGATTCATGAAGGAGACTTTATTTGTGTTATTGGTTCCAATGGCGCAGGAAAGTCTACACTGTTAAATTTAATTGCAGGAACCATTCCAGTAACTTCTGGGAAGATTTATCTAAAAGGGAAAAATATTACTCAAAAACCAGCACCTGAGCGCGCTAAACACATAAGTCGTGTATTTCAAGATCCTCAAATGGGAACTGCTCGTAACTTAACCATTGAAGAAAATCTGGCTATTGCCTATAAGAGAGGAAACAGACGCAGCTTTAATCGAGCTGTTACAGATGATATGCGGAAAATTTTTCATAAGAAGTTGGGAAGGTTAAATTTAGGATTAGACCAGCGTTTAACTACTCCTGCCAGCAATCTTTCAGGAGGACAACGGCAAGTTCTAACGCTCTTGATGGCTATACTCGAGAAGCCAGAACTTCTACTCCTTGATGAACATATTGCAGCTCTTGATCCCCGGACTAGTGCCATGGTTATGGAGCTGACCGATCAACTCATCACAGAAAATTCATTAACCAGTTTGATGATAACCCATGATATGAACGATGCCTTAAGCTATGGAAACCGTTTAATCATGCTGCATGCAGGTCGAATTGTGGTTGATGTGAGTGGGGAGGACAAGAGAAAATTAAATGTCGAGGACTTGATGGAACTCTTTAAGCAAAGTGTAGGCAGTCAATTAGTGAGTGATGAACTATTATTGCAAACTTAG
- a CDS encoding AAA family ATPase: MINYERNVINSNSSNLKIEQTHIEGGNNENNYPALLLINSSVTVASSSIIQEVKSDKKYCESVGSDDGSNLKFTDSFVSSIRALNSKLFLSSSEIAYLLSLEDSTLARIQKSVNFQGNNDEKIDLLVRNNSALIADEIKVNRLFNPNIRVKQGSHLYINQLKYDQGSVSDLIFDTDETSYFNLLAEKQEIRENKQVSQNQDEAERTPQVSMEKLNNLVGLTKVKEEIHKMIRMVEFNKHRIAQGLKPQKVVLHSVFMGNPGTGKTTLARILGEVLFDYGIFKGDKLKFIEVKEADLISGYVGQTAIQTQNLLEQARGGILFIDEAYTLNKKDASVNFGQEAINTLLTFMEDNREDTMIIFAGYTKEMEQFLKTNPGLKSRVPNTFLFEDYTADEIVAMGERQLKENDYRLEDSDYYKRNVSRVYNASLDRSNGRWIRNFNEKLYKALADRCYKNEQFEDLNTITNQDIDEVLGKHAGYEVKEGKDAFDALNELIGLAKVKKQISEFVHLAELNRRREEENGGEAKFTLHSLFLGNPGTGKTTVARILGEIFYQKGIIAQKKFIEVSRSDLVAGYVGQTALKTREVLESALGGVLFIDEAYSLATTNDNFGQEAINEILKFMEDHRQDIIIVLAGYTKEMNEFLRTNSGLTSRIPNIFDFEDYFEDEIVKIGRLGLSKQSYNFNESLYEEVIKKAYAKSNDHSNGRWIRNINERLIKNLSSRVANDLEADINQITDEDILKLLED, translated from the coding sequence ATGATAAACTATGAAAGGAATGTGATTAATTCTAATTCCTCGAACTTGAAGATTGAACAGACGCATATTGAAGGGGGGAATAATGAAAATAATTACCCTGCTTTGCTTTTGATAAACTCCTCTGTAACTGTAGCTAGTTCTTCAATTATTCAGGAAGTTAAAAGCGATAAAAAATATTGTGAGTCAGTTGGTTCGGATGATGGATCCAATCTAAAATTTACTGATAGCTTTGTGAGTTCCATACGTGCACTAAATTCTAAATTATTTTTAAGTTCGTCGGAAATTGCTTATCTTTTATCGCTTGAAGACTCAACACTAGCAAGGATTCAGAAATCTGTTAATTTTCAAGGCAATAATGATGAAAAAATTGACTTATTAGTTAGAAACAATTCAGCTTTGATTGCCGATGAAATAAAGGTCAATCGACTATTTAATCCTAATATCCGAGTTAAACAAGGTTCGCACCTATATATTAATCAGTTAAAGTATGATCAAGGATCAGTGTCAGATCTAATTTTTGACACGGATGAAACGAGCTATTTCAATCTTTTAGCTGAAAAGCAAGAGATCCGTGAAAATAAGCAAGTTTCTCAAAATCAAGATGAAGCAGAGAGAACCCCCCAAGTTTCGATGGAAAAATTAAATAATTTAGTTGGGCTCACTAAGGTCAAAGAAGAAATTCATAAGATGATTCGAATGGTGGAGTTTAACAAGCACCGTATAGCTCAGGGACTCAAACCGCAAAAGGTCGTCCTTCATTCTGTTTTTATGGGAAATCCAGGAACTGGGAAAACAACATTGGCTCGAATTTTAGGTGAAGTCTTATTTGACTATGGCATTTTTAAGGGCGATAAATTGAAATTTATCGAAGTAAAAGAGGCAGACCTTATTTCTGGCTATGTGGGGCAAACTGCTATTCAAACACAAAACCTTCTAGAGCAAGCTAGAGGCGGGATTCTTTTTATTGATGAAGCTTATACTTTGAATAAAAAAGACGCTAGTGTCAATTTTGGCCAAGAAGCGATTAACACGCTTTTAACCTTTATGGAAGATAATCGTGAGGATACTATGATTATTTTTGCAGGTTATACTAAGGAGATGGAGCAATTTTTAAAGACCAATCCGGGGCTTAAATCAAGAGTCCCTAACACCTTTCTTTTCGAAGATTATACGGCTGACGAAATTGTTGCCATGGGCGAGAGACAGTTAAAAGAAAATGATTATCGATTAGAAGATAGCGATTATTATAAGCGTAATGTTTCTAGGGTATACAATGCTTCTTTGGATAGAAGTAATGGCCGTTGGATCCGTAATTTTAATGAAAAACTCTATAAGGCCTTGGCTGATCGTTGCTATAAAAATGAACAATTTGAAGACCTTAATACCATCACTAATCAAGATATTGATGAGGTCCTCGGTAAACACGCCGGTTATGAAGTAAAAGAAGGAAAAGATGCCTTTGATGCATTAAATGAATTGATCGGTCTTGCAAAAGTTAAAAAGCAAATTTCTGAATTTGTACATTTAGCTGAATTAAATCGGCGACGTGAAGAAGAGAACGGTGGTGAAGCTAAATTTACTCTGCATTCACTTTTCTTAGGAAATCCAGGAACTGGGAAGACTACCGTTGCTCGTATTTTAGGAGAAATTTTCTATCAAAAAGGAATAATTGCTCAAAAGAAATTTATTGAGGTATCTAGAAGTGATCTTGTTGCTGGCTATGTGGGGCAAACTGCATTAAAAACAAGAGAAGTATTGGAGTCCGCTTTAGGCGGGGTTCTCTTTATTGATGAAGCTTATTCACTGGCCACTACTAATGATAACTTTGGTCAAGAAGCAATCAATGAGATTCTTAAATTTATGGAAGATCACCGCCAAGATATCATTATTGTTTTAGCTGGTTATACCAAAGAAATGAATGAGTTCTTAAGGACTAATTCTGGATTAACCAGTCGTATTCCAAATATTTTTGATTTTGAAGATTATTTTGAAGATGAAATTGTAAAAATTGGTCGTTTAGGACTAAGTAAGCAAAGTTATAATTTCAATGAATCCTTGTATGAAGAGGTCATTAAAAAAGCTTATGCAAAATCGAATGACCATAGTAATGGTCGCTGGATTAGAAATATTAATGAACGTTTGATTAAGAATCTATCCAGTCGAGTTGCTAATGACCTTGAAGCGGATATCAACCAAATCACGGATGAGGATATTTTAAAATTATTGGAGGACTAG
- the parC gene encoding DNA topoisomerase IV subunit A, whose amino-acid sequence MAIDIQELSLDEVMGDRFGRYSKYIIQDRALPDIRDGLKPVQRRILYAMYHDGNTSDHAFRKSAKTVGNVIGNYHPHGDSSVYEAMVRMSQAWKNRMPLIDMHGNNGSMDGDPAAAMRYTEARLSKLADELLKDLNKDTVDTILNFDDTEEEPVVLPAGFPNLLVNGSQGISAGYATEIPTHNLGEVIDAVNYYIDHPKAKVETLMKYLPGPDFPTGGIIQGKDQLIKAYKTGRGKVVVRAQTEVESLKAGRKQIVITELPFEVNKADLVRKMDELRLNRSIDGVMEVRDESDRSGLRIIVELKKDADADQILQYYFKHTNLQINYNFNMVAINKQRPEQVGLIAIIQAYIDHRKDVVSRRTQYDLNKAQSRRHIVDGLIKAISILDQVITIIRNSSDKKDAKNNLISEYQFSQAQAEAIVTLQLYRLTNTDITALQEEKLSLNEAINQYQAILSDETILMKLIQSELKAIKKAYATDRLTKIEAEVEEIKIKKEFLIPDEEVVTVVTRGGYIKRSSLRSYQSSNFADLGLRDGDHVLYLAAHSTLDNLVLITNKGNYIFQPVYEMQELRWKDLGEHLSQRIPIASDEKIIQVYPYAKDSQDTIVLATREGMIKQSKLSELKKIRGHKNKASQIMPLSSPLDEVVNCYLVNNQSDKQNGEVILFTALGFSLRYQISEINTVGLRAKGVISINLKDQDQVVNFVYQDQVDEDQQILLATQRGYMKRMRWRDIQTMTRAKRGLMVLREVKSKPHRLVQALEVESTQEVYELYTSNGELSQIKAVDVPLHERYSNGSQIIDEGRLGELLDVIPLYRKDPEK is encoded by the coding sequence ATGGCGATTGATATTCAAGAACTAAGCCTTGATGAAGTGATGGGCGATCGTTTTGGTCGTTATTCCAAATATATTATTCAAGATCGCGCTTTGCCGGATATCAGGGATGGACTCAAACCGGTCCAACGACGTATTTTATATGCCATGTATCATGATGGCAATACTTCAGACCATGCTTTTAGAAAGTCCGCTAAAACGGTCGGTAATGTCATAGGTAATTACCATCCACATGGGGATAGCTCAGTTTATGAAGCTATGGTGAGAATGAGTCAAGCTTGGAAAAACCGCATGCCCCTGATTGATATGCATGGGAATAATGGGTCCATGGACGGCGATCCTGCGGCAGCCATGCGTTATACTGAAGCACGCCTATCTAAGCTGGCCGATGAACTACTTAAGGACTTAAACAAAGATACTGTCGATACCATCTTGAACTTTGATGATACTGAGGAAGAACCTGTTGTTTTACCTGCTGGCTTTCCGAATTTACTAGTCAATGGCTCACAGGGAATTTCAGCAGGTTACGCTACTGAAATTCCTACCCACAATCTGGGGGAAGTCATTGATGCAGTCAATTACTATATTGATCACCCTAAAGCTAAGGTAGAGACCCTGATGAAGTATCTTCCTGGCCCTGATTTTCCCACTGGGGGCATTATCCAAGGAAAAGACCAGCTGATTAAAGCCTATAAAACGGGTCGAGGCAAGGTAGTGGTTCGGGCCCAAACGGAAGTGGAGTCGCTTAAGGCAGGCCGTAAACAGATCGTAATTACAGAGCTGCCCTTTGAGGTCAATAAGGCTGATTTGGTCCGTAAAATGGACGAATTACGACTCAATCGAAGTATTGATGGGGTCATGGAAGTCCGTGATGAATCTGACCGATCTGGTTTACGTATTATTGTTGAACTGAAGAAAGATGCTGATGCCGATCAAATTTTACAGTATTACTTTAAGCATACTAATTTACAAATTAACTATAATTTCAATATGGTGGCCATTAACAAGCAACGTCCGGAACAGGTTGGTTTAATTGCTATTATTCAAGCCTATATCGACCACCGCAAAGACGTGGTGAGTCGTAGAACCCAATATGACTTAAACAAGGCCCAAAGCCGCCGACATATTGTTGATGGTTTGATTAAGGCTATTTCCATTCTTGACCAAGTGATTACTATTATTCGCAATAGTTCTGATAAAAAGGATGCCAAAAATAACCTGATTAGTGAATATCAATTTTCTCAGGCCCAAGCAGAAGCCATCGTCACCTTACAGCTCTATCGCTTAACTAATACTGATATTACGGCTTTACAAGAAGAAAAGTTATCCTTAAATGAAGCCATTAATCAATACCAAGCGATTTTAAGTGATGAGACGATCTTGATGAAACTAATTCAATCAGAACTAAAGGCCATTAAAAAGGCTTATGCCACTGACCGTTTAACAAAGATTGAAGCTGAGGTCGAAGAAATAAAAATTAAGAAGGAATTTTTAATCCCTGATGAAGAGGTCGTTACTGTAGTGACCCGGGGCGGTTATATTAAGCGCTCTAGCTTAAGAAGCTACCAATCCTCTAATTTTGCTGACTTAGGCTTAAGAGATGGGGACCATGTCTTATACTTAGCCGCACATTCAACTTTAGATAATTTAGTCCTTATTACTAATAAAGGAAATTATATTTTCCAACCAGTTTATGAAATGCAAGAGCTCCGCTGGAAAGACCTTGGTGAGCACCTTTCTCAACGCATCCCTATTGCTTCCGATGAGAAGATTATCCAAGTCTATCCCTACGCTAAGGATAGTCAAGATACGATTGTCCTTGCTACTCGAGAAGGGATGATTAAACAAAGTAAGCTCAGTGAATTGAAGAAAATCCGGGGCCATAAGAATAAAGCTTCTCAAATTATGCCTTTATCCAGTCCTCTTGATGAAGTGGTTAACTGCTATTTAGTCAATAACCAAAGCGATAAGCAAAATGGCGAAGTGATCTTATTTACCGCCTTAGGTTTTAGCCTGCGTTACCAAATCAGTGAAATTAATACAGTAGGTTTACGTGCTAAGGGGGTTATTTCCATCAACCTTAAAGACCAAGACCAGGTGGTTAATTTTGTCTACCAAGACCAGGTGGATGAGGACCAGCAAATCCTCCTTGCCACCCAGCGGGGTTATATGAAACGGATGCGCTGGCGGGATATTCAAACCATGACCCGGGCTAAGCGGGGCCTGATGGTACTACGTGAGGTTAAATCAAAACCCCATCGCTTAGTTCAAGCCCTAGAGGTTGAATCAACCCAAGAAGTCTATGAATTATATACCAGTAACGGAGAATTAAGTCAGATTAAAGCGGTCGATGTTCCCCTTCATGAGCGTTATAGTAATGGATCACAAATCATCGACGAAGGCCGTTTAGGTGAATTGCTTGATGTCATTCCCCTATACAGAAAAGATCCAGAAAAATAA